The following are encoded together in the Candida orthopsilosis Co 90-125, chromosome 5 draft sequence genome:
- a CDS encoding hypothetical protein (incomplete; gene spans a gap in the genome sequence; similar to C. parapsilosis CPAR2_603800) has protein sequence TWRTIVQDWRTPEYIYSKAFLVISSALFNGFSFFKADRSQQGLQNQMFSIFMFFVPFNTMVQQLLPQFVKQRDVYEVREAPSRTFSWFAFITAQLTAEMPYQIAVGTIAFFCWYYPLGLYANAEPTDAVDQRGVLMWLFINCFYVYTSTMGLLCISFIELADNAANLATLLFTMCLNFCGVLKTGDELPRFWIFMYRCNPFTYMVQGMLATGLANNSAECSSTELLTVEPPSGQSCSSYLKAYVEQAGGYIVDTNGCQYCTIKDTNTYLASVSARYSERWRNFGLVICFIAINIVFTAALYWLARVPKGNREKDSKKKSEK, from the coding sequence ACTTGGCGAACAATTGTACAAGATTGGAGAACACCAGAGTATATATACTCGAAAGCGTTCTTGGTAATTTCATCGGCTCTTTTCAATGGATTTTCGTTTTTTAAAGCTGATAGGTCACAACAAGggttgcaaaatcaaatgttttcaattttcatGTTTTTTGTCCCGTTCAACACCATGGTTCAGCAGTTGCTTCCTCAATTCGTGAAACAAAGAGATGTTTATGAAGTACGGGAGGCTCCGTCAAGAACGTTTAGTTGGTTTGCTTTTATAACCGCACAACTTACGGCAGAAATGCCATATCAGATCGCGGTTGGAACAATTGCATTCTTTTGCTGGTATTACCCTCTAGGATTATACGCTAATGCTGAACCCACTGATGCAGTTGATCAAAGAGGTGTCCTTATGTGGttattcatcaattgtttctaTGTTTACACCAGCACCATGGGTCTTTTATGTATTTCATTTATTGAACTTGCCGACAATGCTGCTAATCTTGCCACACTTTTATTTACAATGTGTTTGAACTTTTGTGGTGTTCTCAAGACGGGTGATGAGTTGCCCCGGTTTTGGATTTTCATGTACCGGTGTAATCCATTCACCTATATGGTGCAAGGTATGTTAGCTACAGGATTAGCAAACAACTCAGCTGAATGTTCGAGTACAGAATTGCTAACCGTTGAACCACCAAGTGGACAATCTTGCTCATCATACTTGAAAGCTTATGTTGAACAGGCAGGAGGTTATATTGTCGATACCAATGGTTGTCAATATTGTACAATTAAGGATACCAACACTTACTTGGCCTCAGTCAGTGCTAGGTACAGTGAGAGATGGAGAAACTTTGGACTTGTTATTTGTTTCATTGCTATTAACATCGTGTTTACAGCTGCCTTGTATTGGTTAGCAAGAGTTCCAAAAGGAAACAGGGAAAAAGATAGTAAGAAGAAACTGGAGAAATGA
- a CDS encoding Rps25b protein (the C. parapsilosis ortholog has an intron in the UTR; similar to C. parapsilosis CPAR2_304310 and C. albicans RPS25B; predicted ribosomal protein), with translation MAPKIQQTKAAKAAAALAGGKKGKKKWNKGKVKDKAQHLVILDQEKYDRILKDVPTYKYVSVSVLVDRLKIGGSLARVALRQLESDGIITPVLKHSKQYIYTRAQ, from the coding sequence ATGGCAccaaaaattcaacaaaccaaaGCTGCTAAAGCTGCTGCCGCTTTAGCTGGTGGTAAGAAAGGTAAAAAGAAGTGGAATAAAGGAAAGGTTAAGGACAAGGCCCAACATCTTGTCATCTTGGACCAAGAAAAATACGACAGAATCTTGAAGGATGTTCCAACTTACAAATATGTTTCAGTTTCCGTGTTGGTGGACAGATTGAAGATCGGTGGTTCCCTTGCTCGTGTTGCTTTGAGACAATTGGAAAGTGATGGTATTATTACTCCAGTATTGAAGCACTCTAAACAATACATCTACACTCGTGCTCAATAA
- a CDS encoding Nup2 protein (S. cerevisiae homolog NUP2 has role protein targeting to membrane, nuclear-transcribed mRNA catabolic process, non-stop decay, chromatin silencing at telomere and localizes to nuclear chromatin, nuclear pore), protein MAKRQATEQITREAFHDDVSDDNEERPKLATSSVLAQRKILKPRGKLGDGNGSIKKSAFQIPSSTFQFNPSTTTSSTARPKANDEANKIKALNLNFINKINESNKENAIADFSPIAEKYISYFKEIKNGTSPNDTRTGTAQSDKIQEDQSSSDDESGKNEDIKEVKVEGPKFSFTPKPTSSSSSPFTFDPKKIAKLNEKDSDDSEEDVPIQGPTFKFDKPIQDNVFKLQVTPKTNNEVDKSSEKANSGSTQSSSQVTYGSNKQPTSSVFGSVSNSGFSFVTKPTETNTTSDQKKEVTKSFDIKSSSNQSGTSGLFKFGSTQPAFGTSSTENASTPFSFGAKADQSVPELASTPSSTSNNFGSKSVGNTSSVPAFNFGAKQGSSGPSVGSENASNSGGAAFTSGLFGSKSAENTTAKPFQFGGSASFKTNASSTPFTSNTFSKSASDKPTLPDSSKTGFLFGQKPESTSATTASSPSMKTFENANSGNAPANNPFGGLGSTNFQWGKQSEPSKEEEKKDDDKVEEHEVEGNFAPVVQMNEKQEIQSGEENEETKFTIRAKLMEFDASNSTNPYVNKGLGELKVLRNKETSKSRIIIRADGSLRVLLNTLLSKDISYSSMGNGSLVRIPVFSGENKIETYVVKVKTADDGKELLETIDELKS, encoded by the coding sequence ATGGCAAAGAGGCAGGCGACTGAACAGATCACGCGAGAGGCGTTTCACGACGATGTTTCTGACGATAATGAAGAGCGCCCAAAACTAGCAACTTCGCTGGTATTGGCACAAAGAAAGATACTCAAACCAAGAGGCAAACTAGGGGACGGCAATGGCAGTATTAAAAAGTCTGCTTTCCAAATACCACTGAGCACTTTCCAATTTAAcccatcaacaactacatCCTCAACTGCTCGTCCTAAGGCCAATGACGAagcaaacaaaattaaagctttaaatttgaatttcataaacaaaataaacGAATCGAACAAGGAAAATGCCATTGCCGATTTCTCTCCCATAGCTGAAAAGTATATCAGTTATTTTaaggaaatcaaaaatggaacTCTGCCAAATGATACAAGGACTGGAACAGCTCAATCAGACAAGATTCAGGAAGATCAATCAAGTAGCGATGATGAATCAGGAAAGAATGAAGATATAAAGGAGGTAAAAGTAGAGGGACCAAAGTTTAGTTTCACTCCAAAACCtacttcttcatcatcatctccGTTTACATTTGATCctaaaaaaattgcaaaattgaacgAAAAAGACTCTGATGACTCCGAAGAAGATGTACCTATCCAAGGACCAACATTTAAATTTGATAAGCCTATTCAGGATAACGTATTTAAATTGCAAGTTACTCCCAAGACAAACAACGAAGTTGACAAATCTTCAGAAAAGGCAAATTCGGGGTCAACCCAGTCATCATCGCAGGTTACCTATGGATCAAACAAACAGCCGACCTCATCAGTTTTTGGTTCTGTATCAAATTCTGGGTTTAGCTTTGTTACCAAGCCAACGGAAACAAACACGACAAGTgatcaaaagaaggaagtaacaaaatcttttgacATAAAATCTCTGTCCAATCAGTCAGGCACAAGTGGATTGTTTAAGTTTGGATCAACTCAGCCAGCATTTGGTACATCCTCCACTGAAAATGCATCTACACCTTTTAGCTTTGGCGCAAAGGCTGATCAATCCGTCCCAGAGTTGGCTTCCACCCCTAGCTCAACATCCAATAACTTTGGATCAAAATCTGTGGGAAATACATCATCAGTCCCagctttcaattttggagcAAAGCAAGGAAGTTCAGGTCCACTGGTTGGATCAGAAAACGCTTCCAATTCTGGAGGAGCTGCATTCACATCTGGTCTCTTTGGATCCAAATCTGCAGAAAATACAACAGCAAAGCCATTCCAGTTTGGTGGAAGTGCATCTTTCAAGACCAATGCTTCTAGTACACCATTCACTAGTAACACGTTCAGCAAATCTGCAAGTGACAAGCCTACTCTCCCTGATTCAAGCAAAACAGGTTTTTTATTCGGGCAAAAACCTGAAAGTACATCTGCAACCACTGCTCTGTCTCCATCCATGAAAACTTTCGAAAATGCCAACTCAGGTAATGCCCCAGCGAATAATCCATTTGGAGGACTAGGGTCTACTAATTTTCAATGGGGTAAACAAAGTGAGCCAAGTaaagaggaagaaaaaaaagacgATGATAAAGTCGAGGAACACGAAGTGGAAGGCAATTTTGCACCAGTTGTCCAAATGAATGAGAAGCAGGAGATACAATCCGGTGAGGAGAACGAAGAAACTAAGTTCACTATCAGAGCTAAATTGATGGAATTTGACGCATCAAACTCTACAAATCCATACGTAAATAAAGGATTGGGAGAGTTAAAGGTATTAAGAAACAAGGAAACTTCAAAGTCGAGAATAATAATAAGAGCAGACGGCAGTCTCCGTGTTCTCTTGAATACCTTGCTATCCAAAGATATTTCCTACAGCTCAATGGGAAATGGATCATTGGTCCGTATTCCTGTTTTTAGCGGAGAGAACAAAATCGAAACATATGTGGTCAAAGTCAAGACAGCCGATGACGGTAAAGAACTTTTGGAAACAATCGATGAGTTGAAATCGTAA
- a CDS encoding Thr4 threonine synthase, which yields MSSKVYRSTRSDKPEELSFEDVVMTGLAPDGGLYLPSEIPLLPSDFLDTWKNLSFNELAFEIMRLYISEREIPNDDLKDLIERSYSTFRSADVTPLKKLDDRLYLLELFHGPTYAFKDVALQFVGNLFEYFLTRRNSKKTEGEPRDIITVVGATSGDTGSAAIYGLRGKKDVSVFILYPTGRISPIQEEQMTTVEDSNVHTLSVKGTFDDCQDIVKSIFGDKEFNDKYHVGAVNSINWARILAQQTYYFYSFFQLQKQVEGKVRFVVPSGNFGDILAGYYAYKMGLPADKLIIATNENDILDRFMKSGEYAKQQEVGVKATYSPAMDILISSNFERLLWYLIRDNITKGNDEKAGSVLNDWMKQLKENGKFIAPQEVVEKARVIFDSDRVDNEDTIETIKQVYSTSPENYVIDPHTSVGVKTSHRFIEKDQEPIHYISLSTAHPAKFSEVVNKALQRFDGYSFEKDVLPEELKQLSTKEKRIKLIDEPSIEKVKQAIKDELKF from the coding sequence ATGTCGTCCAAAGTGTACAGATCAACTAGATCAGATAAGCCCGAGGAGTTGtcttttgaagatgttgtGATGACAGGATTGGCCCCTGACGGAGGTCTTTACTTACCATCAGAAATTCCTCTATTGCCATCTGATTTTCTCGATACATGGAAGAACTTATCGTTTAATGAGTTGGCATTTGAGATTATGAGATTGTACATCAGTGAAAGAGAAATTCCAAATGACGATTTGAAGGATTTAATCGAGCGCTCCTACTCAACTTTCAGGTCGGCAGATGTCACACCATTAAAGAAGCTTGACGACAGGTTATACTTGTTAGAGTTGTTTCATGGTCCCACTTACGCATTCAAAGATGTCGCCTTACAATTTGTCGGTAATTTGTTTGAGTACTTTTtaacaagaagaaacagCAAAAAGACTGAGGGAGAGCCAAGAGATATCATAACAGTTGTTGGCGCCACCTCTGGTGATACTGGATCCGCTGCCATTTACGGATTAAGAGGTAAAAAAGATGTTTCGGTTTTCATCTTGTATCCTACTGGAAGAATCAGTCCTATACAGGAGGAACAAATGACTACCGTAGAAGACTCAAACGTGCACACGTTATCAGTTAAGGGAACATTCGATGATTGCCAGGATATTGTTAAGCTGATCTTTGGGGACAAAGAGTTTAATGACAAGTACCACGTTGGTGCAGTcaactcaatcaattggGCCAGAATTTTAGCCCAACAAACATACTACTTCTACTCCTTTTTCCAGTTAcaaaaacaagttgaaggaAAAGTTAGATTTGTTGTTCCATCGGGAAATTTTGGTGATATTTTGGCTGGCTACTATGCATACAAGATGGGATTACCTGCTGATAAGTTAATCATTGCAACTAATGAAAATGACATATTGGATAGGTTTATGAAATCAGGGGAGTACGCAAAGCAGCAGGAAGTTGGAGTAAAGGCCACTTACTCGCCAGCAATGgatattttgatttcatccaattttgaaagattgtTGTGGTATTTGATTAGAGATAACATAACAAAGggaaatgatgaaaaagcGGGATCTGTGTTGAATGATTGGATGAAACAGTTGAAAGAGAATGGCAAGTTTATCGCCCCACAAGAGGTGGTAGAAAAGGCTAGAGTGATTTTTGACTCTGACAGAGTCGACAACGAGGATACCATTGAGACAATCAAACAGGTTTACTCCACCAGCCCAGAGAATTATGTTATAGATCCGCACACTTCTGTTGGTGTGAAGACGTCCCACAGgtttattgaaaaggatCAAGAGCCAATACACTACATATCACTTTCAACCGCACATCCAGCCAAATTTTCTGAGGTTGTCAACAAAGCCCTTCAGAGATTTGATGGCTACTCTTTTGAGAAAGATGTATTACCGGAAGaattgaagcaattgaGTACCAAGGAAAAGAGAATCAAACTTATTGACGAAccaagtattgaaaaagtgaAACAAGCTATCAAAGATGAACTAAAGTTTTAA
- a CDS encoding coenzyme Q (ubiquinone) binding protein, giving the protein MRGQLICFKRSFFGSSKPQTYSITRVLKGSPSQLYKIVSEVNNYKNFVPFVEDSFVSSRDEQQQPTRAGLKIGWKDITEKFECMLTCKENERVHARSVELDLFHELETEWKFRDANGDKCRVDFTLLYKFKNPLYDRLSFMFAPQVTNIMIGAFESRLQQLKRQSHRVQKL; this is encoded by the coding sequence ATGAGAGGGCAGTTAATATGCTTCAAGAGGTCTTTTTTTGGATCGTCAAAACCACAGACATACAGTATCACGCGAGTTCTTAAGGGGTCGCCTCTGCAACTCTACAAGATAGTCAGTGAAGtcaacaattacaaaaattttgtgccatttgttgaagattcgTTTGTTTCCAGCAGAGATGAGCAACAGCAACCTACCAGAGCAGGTTTAAAAATTGGATGGAAAGATATTACggaaaagtttgaatgCATGTTGACATGCAAGGAGAATGAAAGAGTCCACGCGAGGAGTGTCGAATTGGACTTATTTCACGAGTTGGAAACAGAATGGAAGTTTAGAGATGCAAATGGAGATAAATGTAGAGTAGATTTTACATTGTTGTACAAATTCAAGAACCCCTTGTATGATAGGCTTAGCTTCATGTTTGCTCCACAAGTAACAAACATCATGATTGGTGCTTTCGAAAGTAGGCTTCAACAGTTGAAGAGACAATCACATAGAGTACAAAAGTTGTAG
- a CDS encoding Hex1 Beta-N-acetylhexosaminidase/chitobiase → MWFLLLVIVLQCAWAIDVNPLPEPYRVEWFGDGFISIDVRQLYLDVTHPILGKALQRMVENVERAKWSPYEYRPSDGSFDTYLKLESPIIHVEVLDYEAELQFGVEESYKLDVSERGILIGGETIWGVLHAVTTLQQLIIYKHGRFMLEKSVSIQDDPRFPHRGIMIDSARNFLPVESILQQIDIMSSVKMNVLHWHLVDTQSWPLVLKCYPEMSRDAYSKHERYTIEDLKRVQVYARERGVRVIPEIDIPGHARAGWRQVDPSLVMCGYKFWNGYAVEPPPGQLNILNSNTYQVIYNVYNELSEVFTDEYFHVGNDELQKRCYPQDWFDNQTLSDITERYLHSVLPLLNSVKGRKLIMWDDVLTSDGAVANLSRNITLQVWHKSSHIKDITRKGYNVIVSSADYLYLDCGYGGFLTNDFRYTDSPENEGFNTGKGGSWCSPYKTWQRIYSFDFLQNLTDTEQGKVLGAEAVLWSEQVDFTVLTGKLWPKTAALAESLWSGNRDNKGLKLYDMGSRILLFREYLVKLGHHASPLAPKFCLLNPHACDFVESV, encoded by the coding sequence ATGTGGTTTCTCTTACTAGTGATTGTTCTTCAATGTGCCTGGGCAATAGACGTCAACCCCTTACCCGAGCCATATAGAGTGGAATGGTTTGGGGATGGTTTTATCAGCATTGATGTGAGGCAGCTATACTTGGATGTTACACACCCTATACTCGGAAAGGCGCTTCAAAGGATGGTAGAGAATGTTGAAAGAGCAAAGTGGTCCCCATATGAATACAGACCAAGCGATGGGCTGTTTGACActtatttgaaattggaatcaCCTATTATTCATGTGGAGGTTTTAGACTACGAGGCAGAATTAcaatttggtgttgaagaatCTTATAAATTGGATGTTTCTGAAAGAGGAATTTTAATTGGTGGTGAAACTATTTGGGGGGTATTACACGCAGTTACAACACTCCAACAGTTAATTATCTACAAACATGGTCGGTTTatgttggaaaaatcaGTGCTGATTCAGGACGATCCACGATTCCCACACAGGGGAATAATGATTGACTCTGCGCGAAACTTCCTCCCTGTGGAGTCCATCCTCCAGCAAATCGACATCATGTCATCTGTCAAGATGAATGTCTTACATTGGCATTTGGTGGATACCCAGAGCTGGCCATTGGTTTTAAAATGTTACCCAGAAATGCTGCGTGACGCATACTCCAAGCATGAGAGGTACACAATTGAAGACTTGAAGCGAGTACAAGTCTATGCTAGGGAAAGAGGAGTTAGGGTAATACCGGAGATTGATATACCTGGTCATGCTAGGGCTGGTTGGAGACAAGTTGACCCATCACTTGTAATGTGTGGGtacaaattttggaatGGCTATGCAGTGGAGCCACCCCCTGGTCAACTCAATATTTTAAACAGCAATACCTATCAGGTAATTTACAATGTTTATAATGAGTTGAGTGAGGTTTTCACTGATGAATATTTTCATGTTGGTAATGATGAACTACAGAAAAGGTGCTATCCACAGGATTGGTTTGATAACCAGACCTTGAGCGATATCACAGAGAGGTACCTCCATTCGGTGCTACCCCTTCTCAACAGCGTAAAAGGGAGAAAATTGATCATGTGGGATGATGTACTAACGTCAGACGGGGCAGTTGCCAACCTTTCTCGGAATATCACATTACAAGTGTGGCACAAATCATCTCATATCAAGGACATAACCCGCAAGGGATACAATGTTATAGTGTCTCTGGCAGACTACTTGTATCTCGACTGCGGATATGGAGGATTTTTAACAAATGATTTCAGGTACACTGACTCCCCAGAAAATGAAGGCTTCAATACAGGAAAAGGTGGTAGCTGGTGCAGCCCCTACAAAACATGGCAGCGAATTTACTCATTTGactttttgcaaaacttgACAGATACAGAACAAGGGAAGGTTTTAGGGGCTGAAGCAGTCCTTTGGTCGGAGCAGGTCGACTTCACGGTGTTGACAGGAAAATTGTGGCCAAAAACAGCTGCATTGGCGGAGTCGCTATGGAGTGGGAATAGAGACAATAAGGGATTGAAGTTATACGACATGGGACTGAGAATTCTTTTATTTCGAGAGTACTTGGTGAAATTGGGACATCATGCGTCCCCCTTGGCACCCAAGTTTTGCTTATTAAACCCACATGCTTGTGATTTTGTGGAGAGTGTATAG
- a CDS encoding Pth1 gluconate transport protein: TWRAIVQDWRSPRYIYSKAFLVISSAIFNGFSFFKAKRTQQGLQNQMFSVFMFFVPFNTMVQQLLPQFVKQRDVYEVRESPSRTFSWFAFISAQLTAEMPYQIVVGTIAFFCWYYPLGLYANAEPTDAVDQRGVLMWLFINCFYVYTSTMGLLCISFIELADNAANLANILFTMCLAFCGVLVTGDAMPRFWIFMYRCNPFTYLVQGMLATGLSNTSVRCSKTELLTIEPPSGQSCSSYMESYLQTAGGYIDDSDGCHYCQIKYTNTYLNSINARYSERWRNFGLVICFIAANIVITTALYWLARVPKGNREKGNKKQEK; encoded by the coding sequence GACATGGAGAGCTATCGTTCAAGATTGGAGATCGCCAAGATACATTTACTCGAAAGCGTTCTTAGTTATATCGTCGGCTATTTTCAATGGATTTTCATTCTTCAAGGCTAAAAGAACACAACAAGgtttacaaaatcaaatgttttcAGTTTTCATGTTCTTTGTTCCTTTTAACACCATGGTTCAACAGTTGCTTCCACAGTTTGTGAAACAGAGAGATGTTTATGAAGTACGGGAGTCTCCGTCAAGAACGTTTAGTTGGTTTGCTTTCATATCCGCACAACTTACGGCAGAAATGCCATATCAGATTGTGGTTGgaacaattgcatttttttGCTGGTACTACCCTCTAGGATTATACGCTAATGCTGAACCCACTGATGCAGTTGATCAAAGAGGTGTCCTTATGTGGttattcatcaattgtttctaTGTTTACACCAGCACCATGGGTCTTTTATGTATTTCATTTATTGAGCTCGCTGACAATGCAGCCAACCTTGCCAAcattttgtttacaatGTGTTTGGCATTCTGTGGTGTATTAGTGACAGGTGATGCGATGCCAAGATTCTGGATTTTTATGTACCGGTGTAATCCATTTACTTACTTAGTTCAAGGCATGTTGGCCACCGGGTTGTCAAACACATCGGTGAGATGCAGTAAGACCGAGTTATTGACAATTGAGCCACCAAGCGGACAATCTTGCTCATCATATATGGAATCATATCTACAAACTGCAGGTGGGTATATTGATGACTCTGATGGGTGCCATTATTGCCAGATAAAATACACCAATACttatttgaattcaattaATGCTAGGTATAGTGAGAGATGGAGAAATTTCGGACTTGtgatttgttttattgCTGCTAATATTGTGATTACTACTGCCTTATATTGGTTAGCAAGAGTTCCAAAGGGAAATAGAGAAAAGGGAAATAAGAAACAGGAGAAGTAA
- a CDS encoding Pth1 gluconate transport protein, whose product MSHRRIMSRICLQRVNIGGFRSFHYTSPRLSTFVSSTTPYSDKYYKPIITEGAAGFDKLVIPKDFCADNQSLTTETQEQLVEIVNTFDAEISAAVGYGSGILPQNGYDKPDKEKQLDFIFLVDETTKFHQQNTKQNPSHYSTKSQTLINFFQGSGIYFNPYILIKDKLTKYGVTSKKSAFMDLSEWSSLYFAGRMQKPVNYIKEDDMLKFLNQYNLKNAMTIAIFLIQSNQFTERQLYEQITSISYLGDFRMYIGGENPNKVRNIVSKQFQYFKKLYDPILQYFIRRNYLIITDNDATNRTFKTNLTTNTRINLISSLPLKFRTQLYSKYPESSVKEIARDEKLPENIKSLITSTIIYSSIIQGFKGLFTAGLLKSMKYSLAKKRKSV is encoded by the coding sequence ATGAGTCACCGGAGGATTATGTCACGAATATGCTTACAGCGAGTAAATATTGGTGGGTTCCGTTCCTTTCACTATACTTCGCCTCGTCTTTCGACATTTGTTTCCTCAACAACACCTTACTCTGACAAATACTACAAACCAATTATTACGGAAGGGGCAGCTGGATTTGACAAATTAGTGATTCCCAAAGATTTCTGTGCTGATAATCAGAGCTTGACGACAGAAACCCAAGAGCAGTTGGTGGAAATAGTCAACACATTTGATGCAGAGATTTCTGCAGCGGTGGGATATGGTTCAGGAATACTTCCTCAAAATGGGTACGATAAACCAGACAAAGAAAAGCAATTGGATTTCATCTTTCTAGTTGATGAGACGAccaaatttcatcaacaaaacaccaaGCAGAATCCATCTCACTATTCTACAAAATCACAAACATTGATTAACTTCTTTCAAGGAAGTGGTATCTATTTCAACCCTTATATCCTTATCAAAGACAAGTTGACTAAATATGGGGTGACGTCGAAGAAGTCTGCATTTATGGACCTAAGCGAATGGAGCTCGTTATACTTTGCAGGAAGAATGCAAAAACCAGTTAATTACATCAAAGAGGACGACATGTTGAAGTTTCTCAATCAatataatttgaaaaatgccATGACTATTGCCATATTCCTCAtacaatcaaatcaatttactGAGAGGCAATTGTACGAACAAATTACAAGCATATCATATCTCGGAGACTTTAGAATGTACATTGGCGGTGAAAACCCAAACAAGGTGCGAAACATAGTGTCGAAGCAATTTCagtatttcaaaaagttgtATGATCCTATATTGCAGTATTTTATCAGAAGAAACTATCTTATCATTACCGATAATGATGCAACGAATCGCACCTTCAAGACTAACCTCACAACGAACACCCggatcaatttgatctCGAGTCTACCATTGAAATTTCGTACTCAGCTTTATAGCAAATACCCAGAGTCTTCTGTCAAGGAAATAGCTAGAGACGAAAAACTACCCGAAAACATAAAGAGTTTGATTACTTCCACCATAATCTATAGCTCCATCATTCAAGGTTTTAAAGGCTTGTTCACAGCAGGGctattgaaatcaatgaaataCTCTTTAgcaaaaaagagaaagagtGTTTGA